In Gambusia affinis linkage group LG06, SWU_Gaff_1.0, whole genome shotgun sequence, one DNA window encodes the following:
- the rsf1a gene encoding remodeling and spacing factor 1 isoform X3, whose product MAAPAVVRSSGPPLYPSFAEVCSFLERYGAALDLPELTFPQMERYLRDTTGVPKPLVELHVKLLRKLGRSVTTDRWEKYLAKVCQELNSTWAWELEQKGYQEMSMECKSSILKYLCECQFDDNLKFKMVVNDEDPEKMRLQPIGRDQQGLMYWLQLDQEQNIRLYTEEQDDLDGSTWKCIVRTRNDLAEALELLKAQIESSQSQHQDQNQNQNQAGSRSASPAERDTGTTGKSETNEGDGINSVKLPKASEEENDNKTTNPVTEKTQVIKEEEVKQENTEPKMEEKTAAFDNRVSTITAVKSEPRDADGPKNAVSVLIAPGAALMKLNKEDEAERAAVRSNQQAKIPLKKRDLKLAGCFQTNHLNNASSSIIVCNPSVINSKDCQGRDGKLINSLELQGSPASCLQQVITSRQELTNGRAPHPPPRDGHNGVIGQVGVIGHVGVIRSPSELHRAPEENGPKSEPSGVKAGEEVSRQSVLVRKGPPEQDATATASLPAHPIPPLTNQKPDLTEKKGESVGFSSQMTAEKMDKADQSSGQQEENRKVKEEPGINSALNSGTSGKGDSEPQKAEKLNKMIQQEQGVNGGLVSVVKLKKIGFVSEQKRVPLEEASSELQKEGIRLKIKIPPHRRNKLRRKEGKEEMKTREGQKEGRPLRRSARICRPSSKAAESQRKKPQKKQTPPARTRDEEEADEEEDDEEQNSPSTKNQKHEPAGKFSKRRGKRRHGRPRWTNVRPKRHKPNEEEGEEECGWKKRGEEEKEGSASEEELSKSEEIPTEDACTHCGLPNHPELILLCDSCDRGYHTACLRPPLMLIPDGEWFCPPCQHKMLCEKLEEQLQNLDSALKKKERAERRRERLVYVGISVENIIPEGDVEEEEEEEEKSTKKKDPKKTKNLGRRSTRTRKHISYRFDDFDDAIDEAIEEDIRDVCSGAETGKEIPSVLSEGVKENQRPIRTQSRTARNKKRRRLNDLESDSTAIESEEEFMLSNSSEEEEFAVSGGDDGEEDDEDAGSDGGSWDRGARPKRGARGTPKFKPRRPQCRGRKRRRRRSSEEEEETDVEMDSDRFSDMTDSDADRKRRGLRRGQRQQVNYRETSESSDNSRTSAKRQPVKRRGRPPKEHFSSDYSDVSASSRDSEDDEEEEEEEEDGRRRVDKRRRRGAEEEELRTGRTRKKRKRYEDEEDEEGGRRLKRRRLRREDEDDDGRRRRTERDEENPERMGRGKRREMLSQQRRKLLAQMLKKRRPSTDEDESDSDDSQSSSGDDRPIRKRLNRIDSDDDEDERRVDSDDEDEGQKRKKSEHKSDGGAQEKGRSLSPSNRHQTSRDAERRERHNGPTHPAEDEEEEEDEEEDEEEEGQSDSLNSAQNSPRS is encoded by the exons ATGGCTGCTCCGGCGGTGGTGAGAAGCTCCGGCCCGCCGCTTTACCCGAGCTTCGCGGAGGTATGTTCGTTTCTGGAGCGCTACGGAGCAGCGTTGGACCTCCCCGAGCTGACTTTCCCGCAGATGGAGAGGTATCTGCGTGACACGACGGGAG TTCCTAAACCGTTGGTGGAGCTCCATGTGAAGCTGCTCAGAAAGCTGGGGAGGTCCGTGACCACAGACCGCTGGGAAAAATACCTGGCTAAG GTTTGCCAGGAGCTGAACAGCACATGGGCCTGGGAGTTGGAGCAGAAAGGTTACCAGGAGATGTCGATGGAGTGCAAGTCGAGCATCCTCAAG TATCTGTGTGAGTGTCAGTTTGACGACAACCTGAAGTTCAAGATGGTGGTCAACGACGAGGACCCTGAGAAGATGCGTCTGCAGCCCATCGGTCGGGATCAGCAGGGCCTGATGTACTGGCTCCAGCTGGACCAGGAGCAGAACATCCGGCTCTACACGGAGGAGCAGGACGACCTGGATGGATCCACCTGGAAGTGCATCGTCCGGACCCGGAATGACCTGGCTGAGGCTTTGGAGCTGCTGAAGGCTCAGATTGAGTCCAGTCAGAGTCAGCATCAggaccaaaaccagaaccagaaccaggctggaTCCAGAAGCGCCAGCCCTGCAGAAAGAGACACGGGTACGACGGGGAAATCAGAGA CGAATGAAGGCGATGGAATCAACAGCGTCAAACTCCCCAAAGcttcagaggaagaaaatgacaaCAAGACGACCAATCCGGTGACAGAAAAGACGCAAG TAATAAAGGAAGAGGAGgtaaagcaggaaaacactgaACCCAAGATGGAGGAGAAGACGGCTGCCTTCGATAACCGCGTCAGCACCATCACCGCCGTCAAGTCTGAGCCCAGGGACGCAGACGGACCTAAAAACGCCGTGTCCGTCCTCATCGCGCCCGGCGCCGCTCTGATGAAGCTGAACAAGGAAGACGAAGCGGAGAGGGCCGCCGTCCGGAGCAACCAGCAGGCGAAAATACCCCTGAAGAAGAGGGACCTGAAGCTGGCCGGTTGCTTCCAGACCAACCACCTGAacaacgccagcagcagcatcatcgTCTGCAATCCCTCCGTGATCAACAGCAAGGACTGTCAGGGGAGAGACGGGAAGCTGATCAACTCGTTAGAACTGCAAGGAAGCCCGGCGTCCTGTCTGCAGCAGGTCATCACCTCCAGGCAGGAGCTGACCAATGGAAGAGCGCCTCACCCGCCTCCCAGAGACGGGCATAACGGCGTCATCGGTCAGGTCGGAGTCATCGGTCACGTCGGCGTCATCCGCAGCCCATCTGAGCTCCACAGAGCTCCGGAGGAAAACGGGCCGAAGTCGGAACCAAGCGGCGTGAAGGCTGGAGAGGAAGTGAGCCGGCAGTCGGTTCTAGTTAGGAAGGGGCCGCCTGAGCAAGACGCCACCGCCACCGCCTCACTTCCTGCTCATCCAATCCCACCGCTAACGAATCAGAAACCGGATCTGacagagaaaaaaggagaatCTGTTGGTTTCTCCTCTCAGATGACGGCAGAGAAAATGGACAAGGCTGACCAAAGCAGCGGTCAACAGGAGGAGAACCGAAAAGTCAAAGAGGAACCTGGAATAAACTCAG cgcTAAACTCAGGAACGTCTGGAAAAGGAGACTCTGAAcctcaaaaagcagaaaagctgAATAAGATGATCCAGCAGGAACAAGGGGTGAACGGCGGGCTGGTCAGCGTCGTCAAACTTAAGAAGATCGGGTTTGTTTCGGAACAGAAGAGGGTTCCACTGGAGGAAGCGTCTTCCGAACTCCAGAAAGAAGGAATCCGGCTGAAGATCAAGATCCCACCGCACCGGAGAAACAAGTTACggagaaaagaaggaaaggagGAGATGAAAACCCGAGAGGGGCAGAAGGAAGGGAGGCCGCTGAGGAGATCTGCACGGATCTGCAG GCCAAGCTCGAAGGCGGCAGAGAGCCAGAGAAAGAAACCGCAAAAGAAACAGACTCCGCCTGCCAGAACGAGGGATGAAGAAGAGGCggatgaggaagaggacgaTGAGGAGCAGAACTCACCTTCAACAAAGAACCAAAAACACGAACCCGCTGGAAAATTTAGCAAGCGAAGG GGTAAACGAAGGCACGGGCGACCACGATGGACCAATGTTCGCCCCAAGAGACACAAACCAaatgaggaggagggagaggaggaatgCGGGTGGAAGAAacgaggagaggaggagaaagaaggaAGCGCCTCAGAGGAGGAGTTGAGTAAATCTGAGGAGATTCCCACTGAGGATGCCTGCACTCACTGTGGCCTGCCCAACCACCCAGAACTG ATCCTGCTGTGTGACTCGTGTGATCGAGGATACCACACCGCCTGTCTGCGGCCGCCGCTCATGCTGATCCCAGATGGAGAATGGTTCTGTCCACCTTGCCAACAT AAGATGCTGTGTGAGAAActggaggagcagctgcagaaccTGGACAGCGctctgaagaaaaaagaacGGGCAGAGCGGAG GAGGGAACGGCTGGTTTACGTCGGCATCAGTGTGGAGAACATCATTCCT gAGGGAGAtgtggaagaggaggaggaggaggaagagaaatcTACCAAGAAAAAAGATccaaaaaagaccaaaaacctGGGGAGGAGATCAACCAGGACCAGGAAACACATCAGCTACAG gtttgatgattttgatgacgCCATCGATGAGGCCATAGAGGAGGACATCAGGGATGTCTGCAGTG GAGCAGAAACGGGGAAAGAGATCCCCTCCGTTCTGTCTGAGGGCGTGAAGGAGAACCAGCGGCCAATCAGAACCCAGAGCCGCACCGCCAGGAACAAGAAGAGACGGCGGCTGAACGACCTGGAGAGCGACAGCACGGCGATAGAGAGCGAAGAAGAGTTCATGCTCAGCAACAG CTCGGAGGAAGAAGAATTCGCCGTTTCAGGTGGCGACGACGGCGAGGAGGACGATGAAGATGCAGGCAGCGACGGCGGCAGCTGGGACAGAGGCGCGCGTCCCAAACGTGGCGCGAGAGGGACGCCTAAATTCAAACCCAGGAGGCCCCAATGCCGGGGCAGGAAACGGCGGCGGAGGCGGTCcagcgaggaggaggaagagacggATGTAGAGATGG ATTCAGATCGGTTCAGCGACATGACGGACAGCGACGCAGACAGGAAGAGGCGTGGCCTGAGGCGGGGCCAGCGCCAGCAGGTGAACTACCGCGAAACATCGGAGTCGTCCGACAACTCCAGGACGTCGGCCAAACGGCAGCCGGTGAAACGACGCGGCCGACCGCCAAAGGAGCATTTCTCCAGCGACTACAGCGACG TTTCCGCTTCCTCGAGAGACTCTGAGGatgacgaggaggaggaggaggaggaggaagatggcCGGCGGAGAGTggacaagagaagaagaagaggagcggaggaggaggaactcCGGACCGGCAGGACGAGAAAGAAGCGGAAAAGATACGAGGATGAGGAGGACGAAGAAGGAGGACGGCGGCTGAAGAGGAGGCGGCTGAGGAGggaggatgaagatgatgatgggaggaggaggaggacggagAGAGACGAAGAGAATCCGGAGCGGATGGGCCgggggaagaggagggagaTGCTTTCGCAGCAGCGCCGCAAACTCCTGGCTCAGATGCTGAAGAAACGCCGACCGTCCACCGACGAAGACGAGTCCGACTCGGACGATTCTCAGTCTTCATCGGGAGACGACCGCCCGATCCGCAAGAGACTCAACCGCATCGACTCCGATGACGACGAGGACGAGAGACGCGTCGATTCGGACGACGAAGACGAAGGACAGAAGAGGAAAAAGTCGGAGCACAAAAGCGACGGCGGCGCTCAGGAAAAGGGGCGGAGCCTGTCTCCGTCAAACAGACACCAGACCTCCAGAGACGCTGAGAGACGGGAGAGACACAACGGCCCCACGCATCCCGCcgaagacgaggaggaagaggaggatgaagaggaggatgaggaggaggaaggccaGTCGGACTCATTGAACTCTGCCCAGAACAGCCCGCGGTCATGA
- the rsf1a gene encoding remodeling and spacing factor 1 isoform X2, whose translation MAAPAVVRSSGPPLYPSFAEVCSFLERYGAALDLPELTFPQMERYLRDTTGVPKPLVELHVKLLRKLGRSVTTDRWEKYLAKVCQELNSTWAWELEQKGYQEMSMECKSSILKYLCECQFDDNLKFKMVVNDEDPEKMRLQPIGRDQQGLMYWLQLDQEQNIRLYTEEQDDLDGSTWKCIVRTRNDLAEALELLKAQIESSQSQHQDQNQNQNQAGSRSASPAERDTANEGDGINSVKLPKASEEENDNKTTNPVTEKTQVIKEEEVKQENTEPKMEEKTAAFDNRVSTITAVKSEPRDADGPKNAVSVLIAPGAALMKLNKEDEAERAAVRSNQQAKIPLKKRDLKLAGCFQTNHLNNASSSIIVCNPSVINSKDCQGRDGKLINSLELQGSPASCLQQVITSRQELTNGRAPHPPPRDGHNGVIGQVGVIGHVGVIRSPSELHRAPEENGPKSEPSGVKAGEEVSRQSVLVRKGPPEQDATATASLPAHPIPPLTNQKPDLTEKKGESVGFSSQMTAEKMDKADQSSGQQEENRKVKEEPGINSALNSGTSGKGDSEPQKAEKLNKMIQQEQGVNGGLVSVVKLKKIGFVSEQKRVPLEEASSELQKEGIRLKIKIPPHRRNKLRRKEGKEEMKTREGQKEGRPLRRSARICRSSALPNCRPSSKAAESQRKKPQKKQTPPARTRDEEEADEEEDDEEQNSPSTKNQKHEPAGKFSKRRGKRRHGRPRWTNVRPKRHKPNEEEGEEECGWKKRGEEEKEGSASEEELSKSEEIPTEDACTHCGLPNHPELILLCDSCDRGYHTACLRPPLMLIPDGEWFCPPCQHKMLCEKLEEQLQNLDSALKKKERAERRRERLVYVGISVENIIPEGDVEEEEEEEEKSTKKKDPKKTKNLGRRSTRTRKHISYRFDDFDDAIDEAIEEDIRDVCSGAETGKEIPSVLSEGVKENQRPIRTQSRTARNKKRRRLNDLESDSTAIESEEEFMLSNSSEEEEFAVSGGDDGEEDDEDAGSDGGSWDRGARPKRGARGTPKFKPRRPQCRGRKRRRRRSSEEEEETDVEMDSDRFSDMTDSDADRKRRGLRRGQRQQVNYRETSESSDNSRTSAKRQPVKRRGRPPKEHFSSDYSDVSASSRDSEDDEEEEEEEEDGRRRVDKRRRRGAEEEELRTGRTRKKRKRYEDEEDEEGGRRLKRRRLRREDEDDDGRRRRTERDEENPERMGRGKRREMLSQQRRKLLAQMLKKRRPSTDEDESDSDDSQSSSGDDRPIRKRLNRIDSDDDEDERRVDSDDEDEGQKRKKSEHKSDGGAQEKGRSLSPSNRHQTSRDAERRERHNGPTHPAEDEEEEEDEEEDEEEEGQSDSLNSAQNSPRS comes from the exons ATGGCTGCTCCGGCGGTGGTGAGAAGCTCCGGCCCGCCGCTTTACCCGAGCTTCGCGGAGGTATGTTCGTTTCTGGAGCGCTACGGAGCAGCGTTGGACCTCCCCGAGCTGACTTTCCCGCAGATGGAGAGGTATCTGCGTGACACGACGGGAG TTCCTAAACCGTTGGTGGAGCTCCATGTGAAGCTGCTCAGAAAGCTGGGGAGGTCCGTGACCACAGACCGCTGGGAAAAATACCTGGCTAAG GTTTGCCAGGAGCTGAACAGCACATGGGCCTGGGAGTTGGAGCAGAAAGGTTACCAGGAGATGTCGATGGAGTGCAAGTCGAGCATCCTCAAG TATCTGTGTGAGTGTCAGTTTGACGACAACCTGAAGTTCAAGATGGTGGTCAACGACGAGGACCCTGAGAAGATGCGTCTGCAGCCCATCGGTCGGGATCAGCAGGGCCTGATGTACTGGCTCCAGCTGGACCAGGAGCAGAACATCCGGCTCTACACGGAGGAGCAGGACGACCTGGATGGATCCACCTGGAAGTGCATCGTCCGGACCCGGAATGACCTGGCTGAGGCTTTGGAGCTGCTGAAGGCTCAGATTGAGTCCAGTCAGAGTCAGCATCAggaccaaaaccagaaccagaaccaggctggaTCCAGAAGCGCCAGCCCTGCAGAAAGAGACACGG CGAATGAAGGCGATGGAATCAACAGCGTCAAACTCCCCAAAGcttcagaggaagaaaatgacaaCAAGACGACCAATCCGGTGACAGAAAAGACGCAAG TAATAAAGGAAGAGGAGgtaaagcaggaaaacactgaACCCAAGATGGAGGAGAAGACGGCTGCCTTCGATAACCGCGTCAGCACCATCACCGCCGTCAAGTCTGAGCCCAGGGACGCAGACGGACCTAAAAACGCCGTGTCCGTCCTCATCGCGCCCGGCGCCGCTCTGATGAAGCTGAACAAGGAAGACGAAGCGGAGAGGGCCGCCGTCCGGAGCAACCAGCAGGCGAAAATACCCCTGAAGAAGAGGGACCTGAAGCTGGCCGGTTGCTTCCAGACCAACCACCTGAacaacgccagcagcagcatcatcgTCTGCAATCCCTCCGTGATCAACAGCAAGGACTGTCAGGGGAGAGACGGGAAGCTGATCAACTCGTTAGAACTGCAAGGAAGCCCGGCGTCCTGTCTGCAGCAGGTCATCACCTCCAGGCAGGAGCTGACCAATGGAAGAGCGCCTCACCCGCCTCCCAGAGACGGGCATAACGGCGTCATCGGTCAGGTCGGAGTCATCGGTCACGTCGGCGTCATCCGCAGCCCATCTGAGCTCCACAGAGCTCCGGAGGAAAACGGGCCGAAGTCGGAACCAAGCGGCGTGAAGGCTGGAGAGGAAGTGAGCCGGCAGTCGGTTCTAGTTAGGAAGGGGCCGCCTGAGCAAGACGCCACCGCCACCGCCTCACTTCCTGCTCATCCAATCCCACCGCTAACGAATCAGAAACCGGATCTGacagagaaaaaaggagaatCTGTTGGTTTCTCCTCTCAGATGACGGCAGAGAAAATGGACAAGGCTGACCAAAGCAGCGGTCAACAGGAGGAGAACCGAAAAGTCAAAGAGGAACCTGGAATAAACTCAG cgcTAAACTCAGGAACGTCTGGAAAAGGAGACTCTGAAcctcaaaaagcagaaaagctgAATAAGATGATCCAGCAGGAACAAGGGGTGAACGGCGGGCTGGTCAGCGTCGTCAAACTTAAGAAGATCGGGTTTGTTTCGGAACAGAAGAGGGTTCCACTGGAGGAAGCGTCTTCCGAACTCCAGAAAGAAGGAATCCGGCTGAAGATCAAGATCCCACCGCACCGGAGAAACAAGTTACggagaaaagaaggaaaggagGAGATGAAAACCCGAGAGGGGCAGAAGGAAGGGAGGCCGCTGAGGAGATCTGCACGGATCTGCAG ATCATCTGCTTTGCCAAACTGCAGGCCAAGCTCGAAGGCGGCAGAGAGCCAGAGAAAGAAACCGCAAAAGAAACAGACTCCGCCTGCCAGAACGAGGGATGAAGAAGAGGCggatgaggaagaggacgaTGAGGAGCAGAACTCACCTTCAACAAAGAACCAAAAACACGAACCCGCTGGAAAATTTAGCAAGCGAAGG GGTAAACGAAGGCACGGGCGACCACGATGGACCAATGTTCGCCCCAAGAGACACAAACCAaatgaggaggagggagaggaggaatgCGGGTGGAAGAAacgaggagaggaggagaaagaaggaAGCGCCTCAGAGGAGGAGTTGAGTAAATCTGAGGAGATTCCCACTGAGGATGCCTGCACTCACTGTGGCCTGCCCAACCACCCAGAACTG ATCCTGCTGTGTGACTCGTGTGATCGAGGATACCACACCGCCTGTCTGCGGCCGCCGCTCATGCTGATCCCAGATGGAGAATGGTTCTGTCCACCTTGCCAACAT AAGATGCTGTGTGAGAAActggaggagcagctgcagaaccTGGACAGCGctctgaagaaaaaagaacGGGCAGAGCGGAG GAGGGAACGGCTGGTTTACGTCGGCATCAGTGTGGAGAACATCATTCCT gAGGGAGAtgtggaagaggaggaggaggaggaagagaaatcTACCAAGAAAAAAGATccaaaaaagaccaaaaacctGGGGAGGAGATCAACCAGGACCAGGAAACACATCAGCTACAG gtttgatgattttgatgacgCCATCGATGAGGCCATAGAGGAGGACATCAGGGATGTCTGCAGTG GAGCAGAAACGGGGAAAGAGATCCCCTCCGTTCTGTCTGAGGGCGTGAAGGAGAACCAGCGGCCAATCAGAACCCAGAGCCGCACCGCCAGGAACAAGAAGAGACGGCGGCTGAACGACCTGGAGAGCGACAGCACGGCGATAGAGAGCGAAGAAGAGTTCATGCTCAGCAACAG CTCGGAGGAAGAAGAATTCGCCGTTTCAGGTGGCGACGACGGCGAGGAGGACGATGAAGATGCAGGCAGCGACGGCGGCAGCTGGGACAGAGGCGCGCGTCCCAAACGTGGCGCGAGAGGGACGCCTAAATTCAAACCCAGGAGGCCCCAATGCCGGGGCAGGAAACGGCGGCGGAGGCGGTCcagcgaggaggaggaagagacggATGTAGAGATGG ATTCAGATCGGTTCAGCGACATGACGGACAGCGACGCAGACAGGAAGAGGCGTGGCCTGAGGCGGGGCCAGCGCCAGCAGGTGAACTACCGCGAAACATCGGAGTCGTCCGACAACTCCAGGACGTCGGCCAAACGGCAGCCGGTGAAACGACGCGGCCGACCGCCAAAGGAGCATTTCTCCAGCGACTACAGCGACG TTTCCGCTTCCTCGAGAGACTCTGAGGatgacgaggaggaggaggaggaggaggaagatggcCGGCGGAGAGTggacaagagaagaagaagaggagcggaggaggaggaactcCGGACCGGCAGGACGAGAAAGAAGCGGAAAAGATACGAGGATGAGGAGGACGAAGAAGGAGGACGGCGGCTGAAGAGGAGGCGGCTGAGGAGggaggatgaagatgatgatgggaggaggaggaggacggagAGAGACGAAGAGAATCCGGAGCGGATGGGCCgggggaagaggagggagaTGCTTTCGCAGCAGCGCCGCAAACTCCTGGCTCAGATGCTGAAGAAACGCCGACCGTCCACCGACGAAGACGAGTCCGACTCGGACGATTCTCAGTCTTCATCGGGAGACGACCGCCCGATCCGCAAGAGACTCAACCGCATCGACTCCGATGACGACGAGGACGAGAGACGCGTCGATTCGGACGACGAAGACGAAGGACAGAAGAGGAAAAAGTCGGAGCACAAAAGCGACGGCGGCGCTCAGGAAAAGGGGCGGAGCCTGTCTCCGTCAAACAGACACCAGACCTCCAGAGACGCTGAGAGACGGGAGAGACACAACGGCCCCACGCATCCCGCcgaagacgaggaggaagaggaggatgaagaggaggatgaggaggaggaaggccaGTCGGACTCATTGAACTCTGCCCAGAACAGCCCGCGGTCATGA